GTTAAATCTAGCAAGTAGCGGTCCCATTACTAAGAATGATGCTCTCATCTTTCTTACAAGCTCATATGGAGCTTCACAAGTCTTTATATTACTTGCATCTACTGTTAATGTACAATCCTTATATTCAACCTCAGCACCTAAATGTCTTAATAAGTCAGATATTACATGTACATCTTTTAAGTTAGGAACCCCTTTTAACACTGATTTTCCATCCGCTAATAAAGTTGCTGCTATTATTGGTAATACTGCATTTTTTGCCCCATCTATTTTAACACTTCCTACAAGTGGATTACTCTTCTTAACTAAAATTTTTGCCATTTCACTTTTCTCCTCACACTAATAATCTAATTTTATTATAGGTGTAGCTACGTAAACCATAGTTTTTTCTTCATTTTCGCTATACCTAATTCCTATATTTAAATTTACCTTATTTCCCAAATATTCAAGGTAATCAGTTTTAATCAATTTACTAAAAGCTGTTACCGACATAAAGTTTTCTTCTTCAACCCTATCTATTTCTTTAGCATTCATATTATATAATATTTTTTTCAAAATATCATCATATTTGTGTAGTTGTAACTTTTTTTTATACTCTCCAGCCATACATGTATAAATATCGACTTTTTTGCAATACAAATTTAGAGTATTTTCTACAACTGTATAAATATCCACTATATCTTTATATACTTTATTTTCTAATATGTCAACTATAATATAGGACTCATTTTTACCTTTATTAGCGACAATGATAGATATATTTCTATCTTTTTCATCTATCTGTGCATATACCTGAGTTTGAGTGTCCTTTTTACTTTCAATCCACTTTAAATTAGATTCCTCAAGCCCTAAATTTGAAATTATTTCCATGCAAATATTTTTCATTTCTTCTTTTTCTAAAGATTTATCTAAATATGCATTTGCTTTCATATTATAAAATTTAAAATTACTATCTATACTTTCAAAAGTATTTACTAGTTGATTATATCCATTATTCTTTATCTCAGCTTCTGATTCTCCATAGAACAAAACTATCCCTAATAAAAATATAAATATAAAACTTATACTCACTAATATTTTTTTCATAGTATTACCTCCCCATATTTCCAGTTTTATACTATAAAGTATTAACAAAAATTGGTTGGTTATACTATTCCTGATTCCAAAAATATTTTAATATATTATTATAATTTTTTCTATACATATTAAATTATATATAATTTTACACAATAAAAAAGCTATACTTATATTTTAAGTGTAGCCGGTTGCATCAATAGCTCCATATATCCAAGATGCCCACCTATAGGATATAGTTCTTCGCTTCTCAATTCATTATGAAATATATTTAATTGCGCATTAGAGACTAAATTTGGCGCTTTTAAGCTTTCGGATGAGTTTTATTTGTATTTACCCTATCTCATACTCTCAAAAGCTTCAAATCACTATTTTTAAGATTTAGTTAATTAGTCAGCATCTTAAATTAGTATATATAAAAATATGCATAAAGTTTAAAAAGGTGATTCTCAATATAAAATCGAGATATCACCTTTGATTTTTATTATTCAACAGTAACTGATTTAGCTAAGTTTCTTGGCTTATCTACATCACAACCTCTTTCAACTGCAACATAGTAAGATAATAATTGAAGTGGTAAAACTGTTAATATACTTGATAAAACATCCTCAACATTAGGTATATATATCACTTCATCAGCAGACTTTTCAACTTCTTTATTTTTCTCTTGAGCTACAGCAATTACGTATGCTCCTCTTGCTCTAACTTCTTCCATGTTAGAAACCATTTTTTCAAATAACTCTCCTTGAGAAGCTATAGCAACTACAGGAGTTCCTTTTTCTATTAATGCTATAGTTCCATGCTTTAACTCACCTGCAGCAAATGCTTCTGCATGTATATATGATATTTCTTTTATTTTTAAAGCACCTTCCATAGCTATATTATAATCTAATCCTCTACCTAAGTAGAATGCACTATGTTTTTCTTTTAAAGTCTTTGCAACTTCTTTTATATGATCTTCTTGTTTTAAAGCTTCTTCAACCTTTGAAGGCATTTCTTTTAGTTTTTCTATCATTTCATTATAATACTCTCTAGTTATAGTACCTTTCTTTATAGCAAAGTCTAAAGCTATCATATAGAATGATACTAATTGAGTTGTATATGCTTTAGTTGATGCAACTGATATTTCAGGTCCTGCCCAAGTATAGAATACATCATCTGATTCTCTTGCAATTGAAGATCCAACAACATTAGTTACTGATAATATTCTAGCTCCTCTTTCTTTCGCATATCTTAAAGAAGCTAAAGTATCTGCAGTTTCTCCTGATTGACTTACTAATATTAATAGTGTCTTATCATCTATAAATGGATCTCTATATCTAAATTCTGATGCTATATCTGTTATAACTGGAATCTTAGCAAATTTTTCTATAGCAAATTTTCCTATAAGTCCAGCATGATAAGCAGTTCCACACGCTACTATATAAACTCTATTTATATTGTCTAAATCTTCTTTAGTCATCTTTATATCATCTAAATGGATTTCTCTGTTTTCATTTAATCTTCTTACTAATGTTTCTTTTACTCCATTAGGTTGTTCATATATTTCTTTTAACATGAAATGTTCGTATCCACCTTTAGATGCAGCTTCAACATCCCAAGTAATTTCATTAACTTCTTTGTTTACTACTTCTCTATTTTCATTTAATATAGTAACTTTATCTCCTACTATATGAACAAATTCACCATTTTCTAAGAAATATACATTTCTTGTATATTTTAATATTGCAGGTATATCTGATGCTATAAAGTTTTCTCCATCTCCAAGTCCTACAACTAAAGGACTATCTTTTCTAACTGATACTAATTCTTGATTATTATCTTTACATATAACACCTAATGCATATGCTCCTCTTAATCTTTGAGTAGCTTTATATACTGCATCTAATAAATTACCTTCATAATATTTATCAACTAAATGTGCTACTACTTCTGTGTCTGTTTGAGATAAGAATTTTACACCTTCAGCTTGTAATTCTTCTTTTAATTCCATATAGTTTTCTATAATTCCATTGTGAACTACAGCTATTGTTCTATCCATATTAAAGTGAGGATGTGAATTAACATCTGATGGCTCTCCATGAGTTGCCCATCTTGTATGTCCTATTCCTAACCCTCCATTTATAGGGTTCTTTTCTAGATCCTCTGCTAAAACAGCTAATCTTCCTTTAAACTTTCTTATTTCTAACTCATTTCCTGTATTTATAGCAACACCTGCAGAATCATATCCTCTGTATTCAAGCTTTGATAATCCTTCTACTAAAACTTCTGTTGCCATTCTATTTCCTAAATATCCAACTATACCACACATAATTTGTGTCCTCCTAAAAATATTATTATTTTATATATTTTTAAGATTCAGGTCAGTTTACATAAACTTTTTTTTGTACATACAATCACTTATACGGTTTGTAAAAGTCTTCCGATGGTAAACACACCGCAGAGTATCCGCCGACAATTCGATAAACTCTGTCCTCGTCAACTTAGATTTTACTAAGTTCTGGCGCTTGCAAAGTAAATACTAAAAATTAATCTTAGTATTTACTTCTGAAATTATGATAATTTCTCTTGTATCAAATTAGCTAAATTTGTAGCTAATTCTTTTAGTTGACCTTCATCTTTACCCTCTAACATAACTCTTACTAATGGCTCTGTTCCTGATGGTCTTATTAATACTCTTCCACATCCATCCATTAGTTTTTCTATTCTTTCTATTTCAGCTTTAATTTCTGGTATTTCCATATATCTATTTTTATTTTCATTTTTTATTCTAGCGTTAACTAATACTTGTGGATATTGATTCATCACCGCTGCAAGTTCTGATAAAGTTTTACCTTCTTCTTTAACTATCTGAGCTAAAACTAAAGAACTTAAAGTTCCATCTCCAGTCGTATTATAATCTAAGAAAATCATATGTCCTGATTGCTCTCCACCTAAATTATATCCGCTATTTTTCATTTCTTCTAAAACATATCTATCTCCTACAGCTGTTGTTGCTAAGTTTATGTTATTTTCCTTTGCAGCTATAACTAATCCTATATTACTCATAACTGTAACAACTAAAGTATCTTTAGCTAACTTATTGTGTTTCTTTAAATAGATTGCACTTAATATCATTATATGGTCGCCATCTACAATTTGACCCTTTTCATTTACAGCTATTAGTCTATCTGCATCTCCATCATATGCAAGTCCTAAATCAGCATTATTTCTTAATACTTCTTCTTGAAGACCTTCTGGATGTGTTGATCCGCATTTATCATTTATATTATTTCCATCTGGTGTATTGTTTATAGCTACAACATCTGCACCTAATTCTTCAAATACCATTGGCGCAACTTTATATGCAGCTCCATTCGCACAGTCTAACACAACTTTTAATCCATTAAAATCTATATTCACTATAGTTTTTAAATAATCAACGTAATCTCTTACAGCGTCATGTTCATGTATTTTTTTACCAACTTTATCTCCAGTTGGATGTACTTCCACTTTTTCTATATCATCTATATATGACTCTATTTCAAGTTCAATAGAATCATCAAGTTTATATCCATTTTCATTAAAGAATTTTATTCCATTATACTCCACTGGGTTGTGAGATGCTGATATAACTACTCCACAATCTGCATTGTAATGCTTCGTTAAGTATGCAACTCCTGGAGTCGGTATTACCCCAACAGTTATAATATCACATCCAACTGACATAAGTCCAGCTATAAGGGCTGATTCTAGCATATCTCCAGATACTCTTGTATCTTTACCAACTACAACCTTAACCTTATCTTTACCCTTAGTTAAAACATACCCTCCTGCTCTACCTAGTTTATATGCTAGCTCGCAGTTAAGCTCTGTATTAGCTATTCCTCTTACTCCGTCAGTTCCAAAATATTTTCTCATTTTTAAAAAAACTCCTTCCAGCAATAAGACTCTAATATATCACAGTTTTATACTATGTTCAATACAGGTCTTTAGTTCATAATTGTTATTTTAATATGTTTCACAAAAAAAGACAATAGTATTTACACTATTGTCTCTTTTGTGTCATTAATTAAACAAACATGACATTTTCCGACTATGCAAGCGCTTCTTGAGATTTAACTGCTTCAGCACCTTTTAGTAAAGCTGCTTTGTTTAATGGAACAAATTTTTCTTTACTTGGCCCGAAAACTTTTTTAAATGCTTCTAATACAGAATCTACTTCCACACATTTATTTAATTCTAAGTATGCTCCTAACATTATCATGTTAGCAACTCTTGGATTTCCAAGTTCTAAAGCTAATTCATTAGCTTGTATGTAGTAAGTTTTTACGTCTGTTCTTTCAACTTTTTTCTCTATTAATGAACTGTTCACTAGTATTTTACCCCCAGGAACAACATCTTTTTCAAATTTATCAAGTGAAGGTAAGTTCATAACTATAGCACAAGTTGCATCATCAGTTATAACTGGTGATCCTACTGGAGTATCAGAAATTGTTACTGAACAGTTAGCAGTTCCTCCACGCATTTCTGGTCCATATGATGGTAACCATGAAACTTCCTTTTTCTCAAGCATTCCTGCATAAGTAAGTAATTGTCCCATAGACATAACACCTTGACCACCAAATCCTGCACATATTACTCTTTCTGTAGCCATATTACTTCGCCTCCTCAACTTTAACATCTTTAATATTTCCTATTGGATAGTATGGCATCATATTATCTCTTAGCCATTGTAATGAATCTTGAGGAGTTAATCCCCAGTTTGTAGGACAAGTTGATAATACTTCTACTATACCAAATCCTAATCCAGCTAATTGAACTTCAAAAGCTTTCTTTATAGCTTTTTTAGCTTTTCTTACATTAGCAGGAGTATCTACAGAAACTCTCTCTACAAATACAGCTCTATCTAAAGTTCCTAACATTTCAACCATTCTTATAGGAGCTCCTTGTAAGTTTATATCTCTTCCACTTTGAGCTGTAGTAGCTTTTTGACCTAATAAAGTTGTTGGAGCCATTTGGCCACCTGTCATACCATATATAGCATTATTTACAAATATTGTTGTAAATTTTTCTCCTCTTGCAGCAGCATGAACTATCTCAGCAGTTCCTATAGATGCTAAGTCTCCATCTCCTTGATAAGTAAATACTACTTTATCTGGATGAACTCTTTTTATACCTGTAGCAACAGCTGGTGCTCTACCATGAGAAGCCTCTTGCATGTCACAGTTAAAGTA
The nucleotide sequence above comes from Paraclostridium bifermentans. Encoded proteins:
- a CDS encoding thiamine pyrophosphate-dependent enzyme, whose amino-acid sequence is MTLVFKKTQGLTDNQTHYCPGCTHGIIHRLVGEVLEELDVLGDTIGVAPVGCSVLAYNYFNCDMQEASHGRAPAVATGIKRVHPDKVVFTYQGDGDLASIGTAEIVHAAARGEKFTTIFVNNAIYGMTGGQMAPTTLLGQKATTAQSGRDINLQGAPIRMVEMLGTLDRAVFVERVSVDTPANVRKAKKAIKKAFEVQLAGLGFGIVEVLSTCPTNWGLTPQDSLQWLRDNMMPYYPIGNIKDVKVEEAK
- the glmS gene encoding glutamine--fructose-6-phosphate transaminase (isomerizing); this encodes MCGIVGYLGNRMATEVLVEGLSKLEYRGYDSAGVAINTGNELEIRKFKGRLAVLAEDLEKNPINGGLGIGHTRWATHGEPSDVNSHPHFNMDRTIAVVHNGIIENYMELKEELQAEGVKFLSQTDTEVVAHLVDKYYEGNLLDAVYKATQRLRGAYALGVICKDNNQELVSVRKDSPLVVGLGDGENFIASDIPAILKYTRNVYFLENGEFVHIVGDKVTILNENREVVNKEVNEITWDVEAASKGGYEHFMLKEIYEQPNGVKETLVRRLNENREIHLDDIKMTKEDLDNINRVYIVACGTAYHAGLIGKFAIEKFAKIPVITDIASEFRYRDPFIDDKTLLILVSQSGETADTLASLRYAKERGARILSVTNVVGSSIARESDDVFYTWAGPEISVASTKAYTTQLVSFYMIALDFAIKKGTITREYYNEMIEKLKEMPSKVEEALKQEDHIKEVAKTLKEKHSAFYLGRGLDYNIAMEGALKIKEISYIHAEAFAAGELKHGTIALIEKGTPVVAIASQGELFEKMVSNMEEVRARGAYVIAVAQEKNKEVEKSADEVIYIPNVEDVLSSILTVLPLQLLSYYVAVERGCDVDKPRNLAKSVTVE
- a CDS encoding YwmB family TATA-box binding protein, whose amino-acid sequence is MKKILVSISFIFIFLLGIVLFYGESEAEIKNNGYNQLVNTFESIDSNFKFYNMKANAYLDKSLEKEEMKNICMEIISNLGLEESNLKWIESKKDTQTQVYAQIDEKDRNISIIVANKGKNESYIIVDILENKVYKDIVDIYTVVENTLNLYCKKVDIYTCMAGEYKKKLQLHKYDDILKKILYNMNAKEIDRVEEENFMSVTAFSKLIKTDYLEYLGNKVNLNIGIRYSENEEKTMVYVATPIIKLDY
- the glmM gene encoding phosphoglucosamine mutase, with the protein product MRKYFGTDGVRGIANTELNCELAYKLGRAGGYVLTKGKDKVKVVVGKDTRVSGDMLESALIAGLMSVGCDIITVGVIPTPGVAYLTKHYNADCGVVISASHNPVEYNGIKFFNENGYKLDDSIELEIESYIDDIEKVEVHPTGDKVGKKIHEHDAVRDYVDYLKTIVNIDFNGLKVVLDCANGAAYKVAPMVFEELGADVVAINNTPDGNNINDKCGSTHPEGLQEEVLRNNADLGLAYDGDADRLIAVNEKGQIVDGDHIMILSAIYLKKHNKLAKDTLVVTVMSNIGLVIAAKENNINLATTAVGDRYVLEEMKNSGYNLGGEQSGHMIFLDYNTTGDGTLSSLVLAQIVKEEGKTLSELAAVMNQYPQVLVNARIKNENKNRYMEIPEIKAEIERIEKLMDGCGRVLIRPSGTEPLVRVMLEGKDEGQLKELATNLANLIQEKLS
- a CDS encoding 2-oxoacid:acceptor oxidoreductase family protein, which translates into the protein MATERVICAGFGGQGVMSMGQLLTYAGMLEKKEVSWLPSYGPEMRGGTANCSVTISDTPVGSPVITDDATCAIVMNLPSLDKFEKDVVPGGKILVNSSLIEKKVERTDVKTYYIQANELALELGNPRVANMIMLGAYLELNKCVEVDSVLEAFKKVFGPSKEKFVPLNKAALLKGAEAVKSQEALA